The following coding sequences are from one Arthrobacter sp. 24S4-2 window:
- a CDS encoding uroporphyrinogen-III synthase: MMGRRSARRVEGQPGLRVLEGARVLVTRSPDRAAPLVAALRETGAEPLLLPLIDFEHARDQHSLEVAFDALGAGAYSWLVISSVTAVQALEELAAAKGVTFAQWLPGSVQVATIGPATRRELESRGITVDLAPSRLQSGAGLLDIWPGGAGSVFLPQADIADGGLAEGLEARGASVQAVTAYHTVDYPADPSRSFATGGRADAQPLAAVLTPPEAKAELAAGRLHAVVAASPSAARRIQEGLSPLGDCRFVAIGLSTAAEAESLGLTVAAVAGEPTVSGLVSAVIRALAPGNSAPSPFPSSEHHVKDRT, from the coding sequence ATGATGGGACGGCGCAGTGCCCGACGCGTGGAGGGCCAGCCCGGGCTCCGGGTGCTGGAGGGCGCCCGGGTCCTGGTCACGCGCAGCCCGGACAGGGCAGCGCCGCTCGTCGCTGCCCTGCGGGAAACCGGGGCTGAGCCGCTGCTGCTGCCGCTCATCGACTTCGAGCACGCCCGCGACCAGCACTCGCTGGAAGTAGCCTTCGACGCCCTGGGGGCGGGCGCCTACAGTTGGCTGGTCATCAGCAGCGTCACCGCGGTCCAGGCGCTGGAGGAACTCGCCGCCGCCAAGGGGGTGACCTTCGCCCAATGGCTGCCGGGCTCCGTCCAGGTGGCCACCATCGGGCCTGCCACACGACGTGAGCTGGAATCACGGGGAATCACAGTTGACCTGGCCCCGTCCCGGCTCCAGTCCGGGGCAGGGCTGCTTGACATCTGGCCCGGTGGAGCTGGCAGCGTGTTTCTGCCTCAGGCAGACATTGCGGACGGTGGCCTGGCCGAAGGACTGGAGGCGCGCGGGGCCAGTGTCCAGGCGGTCACCGCCTATCACACGGTGGATTATCCCGCCGATCCGTCCCGCAGCTTCGCCACCGGCGGCCGCGCCGACGCCCAGCCACTGGCCGCGGTGCTTACCCCGCCCGAGGCGAAAGCCGAGCTCGCCGCGGGGAGGCTCCACGCCGTCGTCGCCGCTTCACCAAGTGCGGCCCGGCGCATCCAGGAAGGACTGTCGCCCCTGGGGGACTGCCGTTTCGTGGCCATCGGGCTTTCGACGGCGGCGGAGGCAGAGTCGCTGGGACTGACCGTGGCCGCCGTCGCCGGGGAGCCGACCGTTTCCGGCCTGGTGTCCGCCGTTATCCGGGCGCTGGCTCCCGGAAATTCCGCCCCATCGCCATTTCCATCATCCGAGCACCATGTGAAGGACAGAACATGA
- the hemB gene encoding porphobilinogen synthase, giving the protein MSFPTHRPRRLRTTPAMRRMTAENRLAAPELILPAFIREGLTEPNPIASMPGVVQHTTDSLKRAAAEAVEMGVGGIMLFGIPAERDARGTASLDPDGVLNKAIRDVRAEVGDELVVMSDVCLDEFTDHGHCGVLDADGYVDNDATLEIYAAMAVAQADAGAHMLGPSGMMDGQIGVIRQALEDAGHVNTAVVAYAAKYASAFYGPFREAVDSQLKGDRRTYQMDAANRREAILEVELDLAEGADLVMVKPAMSYLDILADVAEMSTVPVAAYQISGEYSMIEAAAANGWIDRRAAITESVLGIKRAGANMVLTYWASELAGWLKES; this is encoded by the coding sequence ATGAGTTTTCCGACCCACCGCCCCCGTCGGCTCCGCACCACCCCGGCCATGCGCCGGATGACGGCGGAAAACCGCCTGGCGGCGCCGGAGCTGATCCTTCCCGCCTTCATCCGCGAGGGACTGACCGAACCCAATCCCATCGCCTCCATGCCCGGTGTTGTGCAGCACACCACAGACTCACTGAAGCGCGCCGCGGCAGAGGCAGTTGAAATGGGTGTCGGCGGAATCATGCTCTTCGGCATCCCGGCCGAACGTGATGCCCGGGGCACCGCCTCCCTGGATCCCGACGGTGTCCTCAACAAGGCCATACGGGATGTCCGCGCTGAAGTGGGCGATGAACTGGTGGTCATGAGCGATGTCTGCCTGGACGAATTCACCGACCACGGACATTGCGGTGTGCTGGATGCCGACGGCTACGTGGACAACGACGCAACGCTGGAAATCTACGCGGCGATGGCCGTGGCCCAGGCGGACGCGGGCGCCCACATGCTGGGCCCCTCCGGCATGATGGACGGCCAGATCGGCGTGATCCGGCAGGCGCTTGAAGACGCAGGCCATGTCAATACCGCCGTGGTGGCCTACGCCGCAAAGTACGCGTCAGCGTTCTACGGCCCCTTCCGCGAGGCCGTGGATTCGCAGCTCAAGGGCGACCGCCGCACCTACCAGATGGACGCGGCCAACCGCCGCGAAGCCATCCTCGAAGTGGAACTGGACCTGGCCGAAGGCGCGGACCTCGTGATGGTGAAGCCTGCCATGAGCTACCTCGACATCCTCGCTGACGTTGCGGAGATGAGCACCGTTCCGGTGGCCGCATACCAGATTTCGGGGGAGTACTCCATGATCGAAGCGGCGGCGGCCAACGGCTGGATTGACCGGCGTGCCGCCATCACGGAGTCGGTCCTCGGCATCAAGCGGGCCGGAGCCAATATGGTCCTGACCTACTGGGCGTCCGAGCTTGCCGGCTGGCTGAAGGAATCCTGA
- the hemL gene encoding glutamate-1-semialdehyde 2,1-aminomutase — MTSSSPRNEELFDRARRLMPGGVNSPVRAFGSVGGTPRFMVSAKGPYLTDADGAEYVDLVCSWGPALLGHAHPAVLEAVHAAVDRGLSFGASTPDEANLAAIVQERVPVAERVRMVSTGTEATMTAIRLARGFTGRDLVIKFAGCYHGHLDGLLAAAGSGVATLALPGSAGVTAATAAETLVLPYNDLAAVEAAFATHGSNIAAVITEAAPANMGVVTPGEGFNAGLSRITREHGALLIVDEVLTGFRTGYSGYWGLTGGAADAAEPWTPDLLTFGKVIGGGMPTAALAGRADIMDYLAPLGPVYQAGTLSGNPVAMAAGVATLTHATPEVYAFIDARSLELSAALSAALDAAGVDHSIQRAGNLFSVAFGTSARGVHNYDDAQAQEVFRYAPFFHSMLDSGVYLPPSVFEAWFLSAAHDDAAMNRIFEALPAAARAAAGAAVPAAL; from the coding sequence ATGACTTCCAGCTCTCCCCGCAACGAGGAACTCTTCGACCGTGCACGCCGGCTCATGCCCGGCGGCGTCAATTCACCCGTCAGGGCGTTTGGTTCCGTCGGCGGGACACCGCGGTTCATGGTGTCCGCCAAGGGCCCGTACCTGACGGATGCCGACGGCGCCGAGTACGTGGACCTGGTCTGCTCCTGGGGCCCTGCGCTGCTGGGACACGCCCACCCTGCCGTCCTCGAAGCGGTCCACGCTGCCGTGGACCGCGGGCTGTCCTTCGGCGCTTCGACGCCGGATGAAGCCAATTTGGCCGCCATCGTCCAGGAACGTGTTCCCGTCGCGGAGCGTGTCCGGATGGTGTCCACCGGTACCGAGGCCACCATGACGGCCATCCGCCTGGCCCGCGGCTTTACCGGCCGGGACCTGGTCATCAAGTTTGCCGGCTGCTACCACGGGCACCTCGACGGTCTCCTGGCTGCGGCCGGGTCCGGCGTCGCCACCCTGGCGCTGCCCGGTTCCGCCGGGGTCACCGCAGCCACGGCCGCCGAAACCCTGGTGCTTCCCTACAATGACCTCGCAGCCGTCGAGGCCGCGTTCGCCACGCACGGCAGCAACATCGCGGCTGTCATCACGGAGGCGGCTCCGGCCAACATGGGCGTGGTTACGCCCGGCGAGGGCTTCAACGCGGGCCTTTCGCGGATCACCCGCGAACACGGTGCACTGCTCATTGTCGACGAAGTCCTCACGGGCTTCCGCACCGGCTACTCAGGCTACTGGGGGCTTACGGGCGGGGCAGCGGATGCTGCCGAACCGTGGACCCCGGACCTGCTGACCTTCGGCAAAGTGATCGGCGGCGGCATGCCGACGGCGGCCCTCGCCGGCCGGGCAGACATCATGGACTACCTTGCGCCGCTTGGCCCCGTCTACCAGGCCGGGACCCTGTCCGGAAACCCCGTGGCCATGGCTGCCGGCGTCGCCACCCTGACCCATGCCACCCCGGAGGTGTACGCGTTCATCGACGCACGCTCGCTGGAGCTTTCCGCTGCGCTGTCCGCGGCACTGGACGCCGCGGGCGTGGACCACTCCATCCAGCGGGCAGGCAACCTGTTCTCGGTAGCCTTCGGCACCTCGGCCCGCGGCGTCCACAATTATGACGACGCGCAGGCCCAGGAAGTGTTCCGCTACGCGCCGTTCTTCCACTCCATGCTGGACTCCGGGGTCTACCTGCCGCCGTCGGTCTTTGAAGCGTGGTTCCTCTCCGCAGCGCACGACGACGCCGCCATGAACCGGATCTTCGAAGCACTCCCCGCGGCAGCCCGGGCTGCCGCCGGGGCAGCAGTGCCAGCGGCGCTTTAG
- a CDS encoding ferrochelatase: MSPLESRAAVTALNPVTEAGRMAPKDYDAVLLASFGGPEGQDDVIPFLRNVTRGRGIPDERLEEVSHHYRANGGISPINQQNRDLKAGIEAELSARGIDLPVFWGNRNWAPYIPQTLQDMYDAGHRKVLMVTTSAYSCYSSCRQYREDIGMALTETGLDGKLEVDKVRQYFDHPGFVEPFVEGTAAGLADVRAQLAAAGTPDAPVHILFATHSIPTRDADAAGRSADEPRTFAEDSAYVAQHLAAGAEVIRRVEAESGPTAPWSLVYQSRSGAPHVPWLEPDINDAIEELAGQGVKGIVIVPLGFVSDHMEVVWDLDTEALETCAKLDLAATRVPTPGTHRKFVGGIVELICERTGANNIADRPHVTDLGPWYDVCRPGCCANFRGQKPTIAGADTTVGAGHDAYPSETGSPAQAAGEVSQ; the protein is encoded by the coding sequence GTGAGCCCACTGGAATCCCGGGCGGCGGTAACTGCCCTCAACCCCGTCACCGAAGCGGGCCGGATGGCCCCCAAGGACTACGACGCCGTCCTCCTCGCCTCCTTCGGCGGCCCCGAGGGCCAGGATGACGTCATCCCGTTCCTCCGGAATGTCACCCGGGGTCGCGGCATTCCTGACGAACGGCTCGAAGAGGTCTCGCACCACTACCGCGCCAACGGCGGCATCAGCCCCATCAACCAGCAGAACCGCGACCTCAAGGCCGGCATCGAAGCGGAGCTCTCAGCCCGCGGCATCGACCTCCCCGTGTTCTGGGGCAACCGCAACTGGGCGCCGTACATTCCGCAGACCCTGCAGGACATGTACGACGCCGGCCACCGCAAGGTGCTGATGGTCACCACGAGTGCCTACTCCTGCTACTCCAGCTGCCGCCAGTACCGCGAAGACATCGGCATGGCACTGACAGAGACCGGCCTGGACGGGAAGCTGGAAGTGGACAAGGTCCGCCAGTACTTCGACCACCCGGGCTTTGTGGAGCCTTTCGTGGAAGGCACCGCTGCCGGGCTTGCCGACGTCCGCGCCCAGCTTGCCGCCGCCGGCACGCCGGACGCTCCGGTCCACATCCTGTTCGCCACGCATTCCATTCCCACGCGCGACGCCGACGCCGCCGGACGTTCCGCGGACGAGCCCCGTACGTTCGCCGAAGATTCGGCCTACGTCGCGCAGCACCTGGCAGCCGGTGCCGAGGTCATCCGCCGGGTCGAGGCAGAGTCCGGTCCGACCGCGCCGTGGTCGCTGGTGTACCAGTCCCGCTCCGGAGCCCCGCACGTGCCGTGGCTCGAACCGGACATCAACGACGCCATTGAGGAACTCGCCGGCCAGGGTGTCAAGGGCATCGTGATCGTGCCCCTGGGGTTCGTCAGCGACCACATGGAAGTGGTCTGGGACCTCGACACGGAAGCGCTGGAAACCTGCGCCAAGCTGGACCTGGCCGCCACCCGCGTGCCAACGCCCGGAACCCACCGCAAGTTCGTGGGCGGCATCGTTGAGCTGATCTGTGAGCGCACCGGGGCCAACAACATCGCCGACCGGCCCCACGTGACAGACCTCGGCCCCTGGTACGACGTCTGCCGGCCGGGATGCTGTGCCAACTTCCGGGGCCAGAAGCCCACCATCGCGGGAGCGGACACCACCGTGGGGGCCGGCCACGACGCCTACCCCTCGGAAACCGGCTCACCGGCGCAAGCGGCGGGAGAGGTCTCCCAGTGA
- the hemQ gene encoding hydrogen peroxide-dependent heme synthase, producing MSHTSAESVSKTEETAEQFFTLWTVFKRSADVLRSADAAEDFDALIARLAEAGVVHRGSYDVSAMRADADIMVWLHGPKPEALQQAVRDIRRSKLLAGTEIVWSAMGVHREAEFAKNHTPAYSRGVAPAKWLCVYPFVRSYEWYLLPDAERGAMLRDHGMLGRDFPQVISNTVSSFALGDWEWILGLEAPELVDLVDLMRHLRATEARHHVREEIPFYTGRRITAAEIAEVLA from the coding sequence ATGAGCCACACTTCTGCCGAATCTGTCAGTAAAACCGAAGAAACAGCCGAGCAGTTCTTCACCCTTTGGACCGTGTTCAAGCGCTCCGCCGACGTCCTCCGCAGCGCCGATGCTGCCGAGGACTTTGACGCGCTGATCGCCCGCCTGGCGGAGGCCGGCGTGGTCCACCGGGGAAGCTATGACGTCTCGGCCATGCGCGCCGACGCGGACATCATGGTGTGGCTCCACGGCCCCAAGCCCGAGGCCCTGCAGCAGGCGGTCCGCGACATCCGCCGCAGCAAGCTCCTTGCCGGCACCGAAATCGTCTGGTCCGCCATGGGCGTCCACCGTGAGGCGGAGTTCGCGAAGAACCACACTCCTGCCTACTCCCGCGGCGTGGCGCCGGCGAAGTGGCTGTGCGTATACCCGTTCGTCCGCTCCTACGAGTGGTACCTGCTGCCGGACGCCGAACGCGGTGCCATGCTTCGCGACCACGGCATGCTTGGCCGCGACTTCCCGCAGGTCATCTCCAACACGGTGTCCTCGTTCGCCCTGGGCGACTGGGAATGGATCCTCGGCCTGGAGGCCCCCGAACTGGTGGACCTCGTTGACCTGATGCGCCACCTCCGCGCCACCGAGGCCCGCCACCACGTCCGGGAAGAAATCCCGTTCTACACCGGCCGGAGGATCACCGCCGCCGAGATCGCCGAGGTCCTCGCGTGA
- a CDS encoding LLM class flavin-dependent oxidoreductase, giving the protein MSHASVSPTAPVGPGKILLGLNTFGDVGVYPDGHPVPHAQVLRQLLEQAELADDVGLHAFGVGEHHRRDFAVSAPEVFLAAAAARTKHIRLGSAVTVLSSDDPVRVFQRFSTVDAISDGRAEVMLGRGSFIESFPLFGLDLADYEVLFEEKLELFDKVRAQKPVHWEGRTRPPVSGLSVYPPLEHHLLPAWIGVGGTPESVLRCAEYGYPIIFAIIGGQPRSFAPLVNLYREAMAKYGHPMQQIATHSPGHIADTDEAAREELFPHWLAQRNRIGAERGWGPASRAEFDAMCGPEGALYVGSPETVAQKIVLLKRNLGVDRFDLKYGNGTLPHASMMRCIELFGTVVAPRVAELLSGHAPAN; this is encoded by the coding sequence ATGAGCCACGCGTCGGTCAGCCCCACCGCGCCCGTCGGGCCGGGGAAGATCCTGCTGGGGCTGAACACCTTCGGCGACGTCGGCGTGTATCCGGACGGGCACCCGGTCCCGCACGCGCAGGTGCTGCGGCAGCTGCTGGAACAGGCGGAACTGGCGGACGACGTCGGACTCCACGCCTTTGGGGTGGGGGAGCACCACCGCCGGGACTTCGCCGTCTCGGCTCCCGAGGTGTTCCTGGCCGCCGCCGCGGCAAGGACCAAGCACATTAGGCTCGGATCCGCCGTGACCGTGCTGAGCTCCGATGACCCCGTCCGCGTCTTCCAGCGCTTTTCCACGGTTGATGCCATCTCCGACGGCCGGGCCGAAGTCATGCTGGGGCGTGGCTCCTTCATTGAATCCTTTCCGCTGTTCGGCCTGGACCTGGCGGACTACGAGGTCCTGTTCGAGGAAAAACTCGAGCTCTTCGACAAGGTCCGCGCCCAGAAGCCGGTGCATTGGGAAGGGCGGACCCGCCCGCCCGTCAGCGGACTGAGCGTCTATCCGCCGCTGGAGCACCACCTGCTGCCGGCCTGGATCGGGGTGGGCGGCACACCGGAATCCGTGCTGCGGTGCGCCGAGTACGGCTACCCGATCATCTTCGCGATCATCGGCGGCCAGCCCCGCTCCTTTGCGCCGCTCGTCAACCTGTACCGCGAGGCGATGGCCAAGTACGGCCATCCGATGCAGCAGATCGCCACCCATTCGCCCGGCCACATCGCCGACACGGACGAGGCCGCCCGCGAAGAGCTGTTCCCGCACTGGCTGGCGCAGCGCAACCGGATCGGGGCCGAGCGCGGCTGGGGTCCGGCCAGCCGGGCCGAGTTCGATGCCATGTGCGGCCCGGAAGGTGCCCTGTATGTGGGCTCGCCCGAAACCGTGGCGCAGAAGATCGTCCTGCTGAAGCGCAACCTGGGCGTTGACCGCTTCGACCTCAAGTACGGCAACGGCACGCTCCCGCACGCCTCCATGATGCGCTGCATCGAACTCTTCGGCACCGTGGTGGCACCCCGGGTGGCCGAGCTCCTGTCCGGGCATGCTCCCGCAAACTGA
- a CDS encoding glutamyl-tRNA reductase has translation MVLFSLVATHADIDLETVAQLSTGASGLATSALSGSPAVTGAVVLATCNRFEIYGEAPHADDVEAARAALVAQISDLCGLNEQLVSRSFNTRTGGEVSQHLFAVSSGLDSAVVGEREIAGQVRRALINAQHEGTASSGLVRLFQAASKTAKDVGAQTALGSRGLSIVSVALDLATDLSENADWSTKKAVVFGTGAYAGATMSLLRERGCTDISVFSSSGRAEGFVATRGGKALDADSLPAAVATADVMIGCSGSDTRVEADELARVRAGALQTLIAIDLALTHDFDPAVGELDGVELLTLESVRLAAPQEQAESLAQASGIVNGAAAAFEQEREARSVDSAIVALRRHTMNVLDAEMEKVRARHGCTAAAEEVEFALRRMVKQLLHVPTVRARELASNGQQEHYIAALEALYGITVEQPGAARAAECPVDHSQADPASTEARRETA, from the coding sequence GTGGTTCTTTTTTCATTGGTGGCTACACACGCCGACATCGACCTCGAGACCGTTGCTCAACTGAGCACCGGCGCTTCAGGGCTTGCTACATCCGCACTCTCCGGGTCGCCGGCAGTGACGGGTGCCGTTGTCCTTGCCACTTGCAACCGCTTCGAAATCTACGGTGAAGCCCCGCACGCCGACGACGTCGAAGCAGCGCGTGCCGCCCTTGTGGCCCAGATCAGCGACCTCTGCGGGCTCAACGAGCAGCTGGTGTCCCGGTCATTCAATACCCGTACCGGCGGCGAAGTCAGCCAGCATCTTTTCGCAGTCAGCTCGGGCCTGGACTCGGCCGTAGTGGGCGAACGCGAAATCGCCGGCCAGGTGCGCCGCGCCCTGATAAACGCCCAGCACGAAGGTACCGCGAGTTCCGGCCTGGTCCGGCTCTTCCAGGCCGCTTCCAAAACTGCCAAGGACGTCGGCGCCCAGACTGCCCTCGGCTCACGCGGACTGTCCATCGTCTCTGTTGCCCTGGACCTCGCCACGGACCTCTCCGAAAACGCCGACTGGTCCACCAAGAAAGCCGTGGTCTTCGGCACCGGGGCGTACGCCGGGGCCACCATGTCCCTGCTCCGCGAACGCGGCTGCACCGACATCTCCGTCTTTTCGTCCTCCGGACGCGCCGAAGGCTTCGTGGCCACCCGCGGCGGAAAGGCCCTCGACGCCGATTCGCTGCCAGCCGCGGTCGCGACTGCGGACGTCATGATCGGCTGCAGCGGCTCCGACACCCGCGTCGAGGCTGACGAACTTGCCCGTGTGCGGGCAGGGGCACTGCAGACCCTGATCGCCATTGACTTGGCCCTCACCCACGATTTCGACCCCGCTGTGGGAGAGCTCGACGGCGTTGAGCTGCTCACGCTCGAATCCGTGCGCCTCGCTGCTCCCCAGGAGCAGGCGGAATCGCTGGCCCAGGCCAGCGGCATTGTCAACGGTGCCGCCGCAGCCTTTGAGCAGGAGCGCGAAGCACGGTCAGTGGACTCCGCCATCGTCGCCCTCCGCCGCCACACCATGAACGTCCTGGACGCCGAAATGGAAAAGGTCCGCGCCCGGCACGGCTGCACGGCAGCTGCCGAAGAGGTCGAGTTCGCCCTGCGCCGGATGGTGAAGCAGCTCCTGCACGTCCCCACCGTCCGGGCCCGGGAGCTTGCCTCCAACGGCCAGCAGGAACACTACATCGCGGCCCTCGAAGCGCTGTACGGGATCACCGTTGAACAGCCCGGCGCCGCACGGGCGGCAGAGTGCCCGGTTGACCACAGCCAGGCAGACCCGGCATCCACCGAAGCCCGGCGGGAAACCGCCTAA
- the hemG gene encoding protoporphyrinogen oxidase, protein MNAATPETSFTSAVVVGGGISGLLAALELAKGGKDVAVLEASDAWGGCVGSHEVGGLTLDSGAESFATRSSAVADLAAELGLGGNIVAPHPGGAWVQLPEGARELPKTGVLGIPANPWDPEVRRTLGFAGSLRASLDRLLPASVGTRAAVTSVSDLVRARMGRRVLERLVEPVVGGVHSADPALLDVDMVAPGLRAGIRTNGTLAAAVAAQRRGGASRQGGVPDGQQPAGQQAGAANQPVGQPAKAGAAVAGLKGGMHTLITALVTELRRRGVSLIGGARAGSVTRTAGGWRVSAGERTFDAGLLVVALDGPTAVGLLQDAVPELAVHRPGAGPDVKLVTLVVDLPELDSRPRGTGILVAPQTPGIQAKALTHATAKWDWLAAAAGPGTHVVRLSYGRGETRQRDAGYMAERLPAGTGAGANDSDLLDAALRDASALLTVPVTADDVLDWDVVSWGGALPFAAVGHRQRVAEVRRICSGTGGLAVVGGWLAGNGLAAVVADTRKQMAGLLP, encoded by the coding sequence GTGAACGCAGCCACACCGGAAACGTCCTTTACTTCGGCCGTGGTGGTGGGCGGCGGGATCTCCGGCCTGCTCGCTGCGCTGGAGCTTGCCAAGGGAGGGAAGGACGTCGCCGTCCTCGAGGCCAGCGACGCCTGGGGCGGCTGCGTGGGGAGCCATGAGGTGGGCGGCCTGACGCTGGATAGCGGGGCGGAGTCTTTCGCGACGCGGTCTAGCGCGGTCGCGGACCTCGCAGCCGAACTCGGGCTCGGCGGCAACATCGTGGCGCCGCACCCTGGAGGCGCATGGGTGCAGCTCCCGGAGGGCGCCAGGGAACTTCCCAAGACCGGCGTCCTGGGCATCCCTGCCAACCCGTGGGACCCCGAAGTCCGCCGCACCCTGGGGTTCGCCGGTTCCCTCCGGGCATCCCTGGACAGGCTCCTCCCTGCCTCCGTGGGCACCCGCGCTGCCGTAACCAGCGTGTCCGACCTGGTCCGCGCCCGGATGGGCCGCCGGGTCCTGGAACGCCTCGTGGAACCCGTGGTGGGAGGCGTCCATTCCGCTGATCCCGCCTTGCTGGACGTGGACATGGTTGCGCCCGGCCTCCGCGCCGGAATCCGCACCAACGGCACCCTCGCGGCGGCGGTTGCTGCCCAGCGGCGGGGAGGCGCATCCCGGCAGGGCGGTGTTCCGGACGGCCAACAGCCCGCCGGTCAGCAGGCCGGGGCCGCGAACCAGCCGGTCGGCCAGCCTGCAAAGGCCGGGGCCGCCGTCGCCGGGCTTAAGGGCGGCATGCACACGCTCATCACTGCCCTGGTGACCGAGCTGCGGCGGCGCGGCGTCAGCCTGATCGGCGGTGCCAGGGCCGGATCGGTGACCCGGACAGCGGGCGGTTGGCGGGTTTCCGCCGGGGAGCGGACGTTCGACGCCGGCCTGCTGGTGGTGGCGCTGGACGGCCCGACGGCCGTGGGCCTGCTCCAGGATGCGGTGCCGGAACTGGCCGTCCACCGGCCTGGAGCCGGGCCCGATGTAAAGCTCGTGACACTCGTTGTTGATCTACCTGAACTGGACAGCCGGCCCCGGGGGACCGGCATTCTGGTGGCCCCGCAGACACCCGGTATCCAGGCGAAGGCGCTCACCCACGCCACCGCCAAATGGGACTGGCTGGCGGCTGCTGCGGGCCCCGGAACGCATGTTGTCCGGCTGTCCTACGGCCGGGGGGAAACCCGGCAAAGGGACGCCGGCTACATGGCCGAGCGCCTGCCGGCCGGAACGGGGGCAGGCGCAAATGACAGCGATCTTCTTGACGCGGCCTTACGGGATGCGTCGGCCCTGCTGACTGTTCCTGTCACAGCGGATGATGTGCTCGATTGGGACGTCGTCAGCTGGGGCGGCGCGCTGCCGTTTGCCGCCGTCGGACACAGGCAGCGGGTCGCCGAAGTCCGGCGGATCTGCAGCGGCACCGGGGGACTTGCCGTGGTGGGCGGATGGCTCGCCGGCAATGGACTGGCCGCCGTGGTCGCGGACACCAGGAAGCAGATGGCGGGCCTCCTCCCCTAG
- the hemC gene encoding hydroxymethylbilane synthase: MTVRIGTRASKLALTQTQQTADQLAAIGGFPVELVHIRTDGDVLTGSLSQMGGTGVFVAALRDALLRDQCDVAVHSLKDLPTGAAPGLTLAATPKRVDVRDVLCARDGFKLADLPNGARVGTGSPRRAAQLRAARPDLDIVDIRGNVDTRLGRVPGLPGNATDAVVAGKSCDLDAVVLAAAGLERISRLDAISEYIETDVMLPAAGQGSLAIECRTADAPRKAGSTEGSQGPLAQALAALDDTDTRLAVTAERALLARLEAGCAAPVGAYAFRKGSMLYLEAVVCAVDGKASVRDKRATDGLTEVGATLLGIELAEVLLAAGAADIADLAAS, encoded by the coding sequence GTGACGGTCCGCATCGGGACGCGTGCCAGCAAACTGGCCCTCACACAGACCCAGCAGACCGCGGACCAGCTGGCCGCAATCGGCGGCTTCCCCGTGGAGCTCGTCCACATCAGGACCGACGGCGATGTCCTGACAGGCTCGCTGTCCCAGATGGGCGGTACGGGTGTCTTCGTTGCGGCCCTCCGCGATGCGCTCCTGCGGGACCAGTGCGACGTCGCCGTGCACTCGCTGAAGGATCTCCCCACGGGTGCCGCCCCGGGGCTGACCCTGGCCGCCACGCCGAAGCGCGTTGACGTCCGCGACGTGCTCTGTGCGCGTGACGGCTTTAAACTGGCGGACCTCCCGAACGGCGCCCGGGTGGGAACCGGCTCACCGCGCCGCGCGGCGCAGCTCCGGGCCGCCCGGCCCGACCTGGACATCGTGGACATCCGCGGCAATGTGGACACTCGCCTGGGCCGCGTCCCCGGCCTGCCGGGCAACGCCACCGACGCCGTCGTAGCAGGCAAATCCTGCGACCTCGACGCCGTCGTACTGGCGGCCGCCGGACTGGAGCGGATCAGCCGGCTGGACGCCATCAGCGAATATATCGAAACGGACGTGATGCTTCCCGCCGCGGGACAGGGGTCGCTGGCCATCGAGTGCCGCACTGCCGATGCGCCGCGGAAGGCCGGGTCCACAGAAGGGTCGCAGGGGCCGCTGGCCCAGGCCCTGGCAGCACTGGACGACACTGACACACGGCTTGCCGTCACGGCCGAGCGGGCATTGCTGGCCCGGCTTGAGGCCGGCTGCGCAGCCCCGGTGGGAGCCTACGCGTTCCGCAAGGGAAGCATGCTCTACCTGGAGGCCGTGGTCTGCGCGGTTGACGGCAAGGCCTCAGTGCGGGACAAGCGGGCAACGGACGGCCTCACCGAGGTGGGCGCCACGCTGCTGGGGATCGAGCTGGCCGAGGTGCTGCTGGCGGCAGGGGCAGCCGACATCGCGGACCTGGCCGCGTCCTGA